CGGCATGATCGTTTACTTGTATGTTTGCTTGAACTCGGTCACCGCTGCCTTTAACTCGGCAATAAGCGGGTCAGAAAGTGCTTTTTCTTTCAGAATCTTGCCCATCAGCTCGGACTTCCGGGTAGTCAAATATTCGGTAAGTTTTTTCTGGAAATCTTTGATCTTGTCCACGGCCACGTCATCCATGAAACCATTCTGCACCGTCCACAAAGTCGCAGCCTGAACTTCCACGGCAATTGGATTGTACTGCGGCTGCTTGAACACTTCCACGATGCGCTTGCCACGTTCAAGCTGGGCCTGCGTCCTGGCATCCAGATCGGAACCGAACTGCGCGAACGCAGCCAATTCGCGGAACTGGGCGAGGTCACCTTTGATACGGCCTGCCACCTGCTTCATCGCTTTGATCTGCGCCGCCGAACCCACGCGGGAGACCGAGAGACCGACAGAAATAGCCGGACGAACACCTTGATAGAACAAGTCTGTTTCAAGGTAAATCTGGCCGTCCGTAATCGAAATCACGTTGGTCGGAATATACGCCGAAACGTCACCGGCTTGCGTTTCAATGATCGGAAGCGCGGTCAATGAACCATTGCCGTACTTCTCGCTCACACGAGCCGAACGTTCCAACAAGCGGCTGTGCAAATAGAATACGTCACCAGGATAAGCTTCGCGGCCTGACGGGCGCTTCAACACCAGTGACACCTGGCGATAAGCAACTGCGTGCTTGGAAAGATCATCATAAATGATCAAGGCGTCCATGCCGTTATCCATGAACCATTCGCCCATCGCCGCACCGGCGAACGGTGCAAGATACTGGTTCGTGGCTGAATCAGAAGCGGCCGCCACCACAATGATGGTGTAAGGCATCGCACCGGCCTCCTCCAACACATTAATCACGCGCGCAATGTTCGACTGCTTCTGGCCGATCGCTACATAAATGTTGTAGATGGGACGAAAACTCTTGTCCCCGGCAGCTTCTGCTGCCTTGTTGATGCGGGCTTGATTGATCATCGTGTCCACGCCAATGGTCGTCTTGCCAGTGGAACGGTCACCAATGATCAATTCGCGCTGGCCACGGCCAATTGGAATCATCGCGTCAACCGCCATGATACCAGTTTGCACTGGCTGACTGACCGACCGGCGTTTGATGATGCCCGGAGCAATTTTCTCAACAGGATAGCTGACATCGCTCGTGATCGGTCCCTTGCCATCGACGGGCTGGCCCAGTGAGTTCACCACGCGGCCAAGCAGGCCTTTGCCCACTGGCACCTGCAACAACTTGCCGGTGGTGCGCACTTCCTGGCCTTCGCGAATGCTGGTATATTCACCAAGAATAATCGCGCCAACTTCGTTTTCTTCCAGGTTCAACGCGAGGCCGACGATTCCGTTGCCGAAATCAAGCATCTCGTTAAGCATCGCATCAGTCAGACCTTCAATCTTGGCTACGCCGTCACCGATTTCGCGCACAATGCCAACATTCTGCTTCGCTACGCTGGTCTTGACACCCGAAATTTGGGCTTCGATTTCTTGTAATAAATTACTCATAGGCTCTCTTTAAAATCAGATCTAAAAATTACAGGGACTCTTCCAAACTTTGCAGCCGTGCACGCACACTGCCATCATACACATCGCTACCCACCTGGATTCGCAATCCACCGAGCAATGCTGGATTTTGCGCAAAGGTGATGTTCAAACCCTGCCCATACTTGCTGGTCAGGTTATTTTTTACCGATGCCTGCATCTCCGGGGTTAATGCCGTGGCACTCTCCACCTTCGCGGCACGACGATCCAAGTCAAGCTTCACCAATTTTTGAAACTGGCTCAGGATCGCAAAATATCCGCGCGGCTTCTGGGCCAACACGGCGCTGACGGCCTGCCGGACGCGGTTCTCATCCAACACTCCGTTGGCCACACAACTGCGGAAGAGTTGCTTGGCTTCGCGGCGATCTTGTTTGGAGATTTTCATTTAAAAACTCTTAGGCTGCCAATTGCTTGTTCGTATCATCCACCAGGCGCTTCTGGTCTTCCGGTGTAAGAATCTTGCCGGTAACCTGCGCCGTAGTGCGAACCACCAGTTGTCCCACTTCCCGGCGCAATTTGGCCATTTCGGCCGCACGTTCAGCCACAGTGGCTTCACGGGCTTTGGCAATGATCTGCGCCGCTTCACCAATCGCCTTCTGCGTTTCGGTCTCGCGAACCTTGTTCGCTGCAGCACGCGCCTCTTCAATCAACTTGTTGGCCTGCGTATTTGCCTTTGCCAGGATCTCCTGACGGGCGACTTCGGTGCTGGCGACTTCCGCCTTGATCTTCTCGGCATTCGCCAGGCTCTCCTCGATGCGTTTGCGGCGCTCATCTAGGATTTTCAAGATTGGCTGATAGGCAAACTTGTAGAGCAATCCTGCAACGATCAGGAAGCTGATCACCTGCGCGATAAACGAAGGCCAATTGAAACCGAATTGCTTCGCGATATCCTCAAACGGATTCCCTTGAGCGGCTGCAAGAATTAACAAATGATTCATATTTAAATTCCAAGGAAAATACAGGCGCGGATTTAACTCCGCGCCTGAGGGTCTTATTGACCCCTTGCCAGGTAGATGGCGAAGAACACGATACCTTCAGCGAAGGCCGTGCTCAAAATGGCTTGAACGAGAATCGGAGTTGCAGCGCCGGGATTGCGTCCCACTGCTTCCGAAGCCTTCATACCAATGATTCCTACACCGATAGCTGCTCCGAGAGCTGCCAAACCGATGTGCAGGTTACCCGTGATTTCTGCCAATAAGGGCATTAACATGTTTTTTCCTTTTGTTGCTCAATGGCTCCCGCGATTGAACACGGTCAAGCCATTGAAAGTGTTTTAGTGGTGTGGATGTGCCGCATCGTGATCATCCGCGTGTGAGGCTATCAACAGCGTGAACACCGCCGTCAACAACATGAACACAAGCGCCTGTACTAACCCAACCAAAAGCTCCATGAAGTAGAACGGAATGGGTATCAACCAGCCGAGCTTGGGAACGATGTGTGACATCGCTTCCAACATGCTCTCACCGGCATACACGTTACCGAAGAGACGGAAACTGAGTGAAACCGGGCGAAAGAGGATGGAAATCACTTCCAGGATACCAACGCAGAAGAAAACAATGACCATCAACACCTTCATGAAACCAGCGGTGTTACCTTTGACACCAAAGATGTGCCCCAGAAAGCCACCCACGCCATTGGAAGTAATCGCCCAGTAAAGCCAGCAGGCGAAGAAAACCATCGACATCGCAAAGGTCATATTCAAGTCGGCGTTAGCACCACGGAATAGCGGTTGGTCAACAACAAACCCTCCATCCGGAGCCTTATGTCCATAGCCTATCGTGCCAACTCCAGGAATAAGCCCAAACCAGTTACATGCCAGAATTAAAATGAAGATCGTTGCAAAGAACCAGAAGGTCCGCCGAACCAGATCACTGCCAATCAGGTCCCGAAGAAAGTTATAAAGGCTCTCAACCAACCATTCCCAAAAATTTTGGGCTCCCATAGGCACTTCCTTGATGTTGCGAGTAGCGATGCGGGCGAACACGATGATCACAATCGCCACAATCCAGGTGACCAACATGGAGTTCGTGATGGGAAGCTTTCCGATGTGCCAGATCTCAATAGGTTTGAGCGAAACCCCTTCTTCCTTTTCAGGTCCCGCCTTGGCTTCACCAGCATGTTCCTGCGCTGCAGCCACCACCGCATGAGTGGAGTCTGCTGCGGGGGCTTCGACCTTATCAGCACAACGGGCGATCATTGGCATCCCCGCCATTAAAGCCACCGCCAGAATCAATCTTATGAAACGCATCACAAAAATTCTAAATCGTTATTTTTTGGGGACACTTTTTCCCCAGTTGACCGACACTCCGTCGAGAGCGGGTGAAAAATTGCCTCATCGTGAAATTTTTCACAAGCTTTTTTTAAAGAAATTAACGAACACTTTTCCGGGCTAATACCAAGCTTGGGAACAGGTTGCTAAATACCTGATAACAAAGGGTTTTTACGAGGACACCGCAACACGCAAATCAATACGCATACAGCCTATTTCAATCTTCAATCCACCCGCAGAGGACGAATTCAGCATTAACTCCCCTTACCAGATTCGTGATCCCATTCTTACGAAAATTAATTCAGAAGCAACTAAAGGCAAGCACTTTAGTTGCTCTAATGATTTGAATTGAAGTGTTGTCTAATCCGCACCTACCTGTTCTGTTCCGCCTTGGCACTCACAGGCTCGCGACCGGCACCACACTCTTCTGGATCACAGGGCTTTTTGCGAAAGGCTGCAAAAATTCCGACGAGCAACAAAGACGCTCCCAAGACACAAACGATTGCCGCACCGGTTGGCAAATCCATTTTGTAGGACCCATAAAGCCCTACGACACTCGAAACCGTCGCTACGGTCCAACCAATTAAAAGCAACCAGCGCAATTTGTTCGCCAGAAAGTTGGCGCAAACCGCCGGCACAATCAAAAACGAGAACACGAGCAACACACCACCGATCTGCACGAAGCTTGTGACCACCAATCCGAACAGCACGTAAAAAAGAAAGTCCCACCATTTAACCCGAATCCCCTCGGCTTCCGCCCGTTCAGGTTCGAATGAAATGGCGTGAAACTGCTTACGGAAAATAAAATGAACCACCCCGACCCCAACATAAAGCCCAAAAGTCTTCATCACTTGTTTCGGATCGACCAGCAGCACGTCCCCAATCAAGGTGCGGCGCAACTCTTCATTGCCTTCTGCACTTCGACTCAATAACAAAATCCCCAGGGCCGCCGCCACCACATACACAATTCCAATCAATGCCTCCTGCGGCACATGTTGGTGTCCTTTGTTGCGCGTGACGGTAAAAATGATTGCGCCGATGAACGTGAAGGCAAGGGATAAGAGGTAAGCCTGGGTCGAGTTCGGTTCATAATGCATCAGGATGGCCACACATGTTCCCAGCGTCGCCACCTGCGCTAGCGAAAGATCCACGAAAATAATCTCTCGCCGCACAATGTGCAGTCCCAAATAAACCAGGAACCCGGGCAACAATAGGCACGCAATCAGCGGCCACTTCATTACGGACAATATTTCACTCATATCTTTACCGCGGTTATCGCGGCAATCGCCTGCGCTTCACGCTGACAATTGCCGCGCATGAACTCATCATCACTTCTTTTCGCCCAACGCGGTGGCAATCGATTTTACCAAATAATCCATCATCTGAATGTAACCACCTTCCGTCCCTTTCACACCGCCGGGGAACTGGGTCACCTGCACGACAGTCGCATCGGTGTTGCGGGCAACCGTATCTGCGGTTTTACGATTCTGATAGGGATCAACAATGATAACATGATCTTTGTTCTGCTTCATTTTTATGATGACTTCCGCCAGATGTGAAGGCGTGGGTGGGATACCCGGTTTTGGTTCGAGAAACATATCGATGTTCAGACCGAACCGCTTCGCGAAGTAAGGCCACGAATCGTGATATGCTATAACCTCCTGCCCCTTATAAGGTGCCAGCAACTTATCCCACTCGCCCATCTTGGCATCCAATTCACCGGTAAACTTTTTTAAGTTGGCCTTGTAGGTCTCACTCGACTTCGGGTCCAGTGCCGAAAACGAATCCGCAATATGCTGCGCCACGATTTTCCCGTTCATGGGGTCCGTCATGAAGTGCGGATTACCTGCTGCATGAATATCCCCCTTGGAACGATCCAGGGTCGCCGGCACTTCCAACAACTGGATTCCCTGGCTCGCGGAAATGTGTGCTGGTGCGCCGGGCTCCAGCTTATTGTTGCGCGCGTCATCCAGCAGGCGCGGCAGCCAGCCAATCTCCAACTCCGCCCCGCCTTCCACCAACGCATCCGCGCGATTCAGCTTCACAATGAAGCTCGGCTTCGCATCGACGAAATGCGGATCTTCCGTCGGACGCGCCAACGTGGTCACTTCCACTTTGTCTCCACCGATCGCTTCGGCGATTGAACCCAAATCAGGGGTCGTGGCTATCACCTTCATCTTGGCTTGCGCCATCAACGGCAACAGCGCCGCAAGGAGTACAAAACTTAATTTAAACTTTTTCATAACTTGTTTTCTTTCTTTTTAAAATTTATGTGCACCATGAGCACCCAGCAGGAATTCCACCTGCATCCATACTGAATGTTGTTGGCCGATGAACTCGCCGTTATCGAAATTATATTGTAGACGTATTTTGGAAAACTCGCTCGGGAACCACGTCATGTTCGGAGACACGCGTGTCCGTTCCCCACGAAATGGATCAAATGGATCGAAAGCCCCGGCATCACCATTCACATACTCGCCGCGCAGTCCGGCCACCCAATGCGGTTTAAAACCCCAGAGCACCTGGGAATACATTCCCCAATCGTGCAGGTTCTCCGCCGGCAATGGTCCCGGCAACGTCGCGGTCGGATCTGCTCCCGCTCCGTATCGTATGAACAATCCTTCTGTCTGGAAGGAAACGAAGGGGAAACCTTCATTCGCATTGAGTGATTTCCACTTCCAGTACGCATCCACTCCATACACCTCAGACCGGCTGTGCGGCCCCGTTTCATTCGATCCAAAAGCGCCTGAAGCTCCCAGCACCAACGTTTGTTGCTCTGTCACCTCAAACGAAGAAGCCAACCGCGGAACATAAACCAAATCCTGCGGACCGCGCAGTGAGCGGTCAAATGTCGCGCGGCCTCGAAAACGGGACACACCGGTAACATCAGGATCGCCCGGATTACGAAAGCTGAACGACGTCCCACCCTGCCCATCCAGCACTCCCAGGAACGCTTCGGTATAAAATGGGAGCGGCAGCAAATAGGATAGCTGCGTCCCAATACTCCGTAATCCATCCGGACCGAAAGCGCGCGTCAGAATGATCGGATCGTCCACAAACGCCCACTGATGCGGGTGCTGCGGATTCTGTCGTCCAAAAGCTGCAAAAAACTGTCCCGCCTTTAATTGCAAGTTATGTGGCAATGAGGTGGTCACCAGGTACGCCTCTTCCAACTCAACACTGGTTTGGTTGTTTTGATCCAACTTGAGAACAATATTCCCGAACCCTTTGAAGTAAGGGTCCACAGCTCCGTCCACCGCCAGTTCAGCATTGCGCAGGGAGAATCCGCGTTTGATGGGATCGTGATCGCCGAGTTGAAGTTGAGCGGATGGATCACGCGCCGTTGACCAGCCAAAATCCATCAACGTATCAAAGCTGATGTTCATATAGGCTGAGCCTGCCCTGGCAATCGTTAGTGGCTGCGACAGATCAATCGACTTGCCCGCAGCAGTCGCTGATTTGGCCGGAGCGGGTTCGGCATTGGCTGCCAGATCCTTTGCCAGTTGTTCCTCCAACTTCGCTTTCTCAGCTGCGGTAGCCTGATCGTTGGTCGGCGGAGTACTAGCTGAAGGTTGGTTTGTTGACGCCGATGGACTGGTCGCGAGCATCGGCTGCTGCTGGGCATTGGTTATTTGACCCTGTGATTGCGAGAGGGCATCCAACCGCTTGTTTAACGAATCAATGATTTGACGCTGCTCTCTGACGACTTTGTCGAAGTTTTCCGTGGCATCCTTAAGTTGACGCCGCAAAAGCTCCACTTCATTTGTCTCCTGGGCCCGAAGCAGGGTTGCACTCAGGCAAAGGGCAGAAGACCACCCAATAATTTTATAAATTTTCATTTTTCTTCTTCTATCAACGGGCACATAAACGACGGCATTCAAGCCGCACATTTATGGTATTGGAATTAAAGGGACGAACTGACTACCAGGCGTGAGAAGAAGAAACAGAGGGCGGCCCCCGGCTGGGAGCGAATCGATAATCAAACTGAAGAAAAGCTGCCGCCCTGGCAACCTCTACCAGAAGCAAGAGGGCGAAAACGAAAACAGCAGCGATTGAAATGATCGCAACCGAATTTGCCTGCCCTTGTGCCAGCAGGCAAACAACGCAGGACTGGCTGTCCGGCGCTGAATCGGAATGGATCAGTTGATGGAGCGTCGGACTCGCGGCCAGCGTGGAGAAGCAGAGCAACAGGATGGCCAGCAAACCAGCAAGGGCTGGTTTCGCAACGAAATGGAATTTTCTTTCCAGTTGCAAATCAACTGCACTGAACCAAAACCCAGCCCGCCCTGCAAGCCTATTTAACAAGCGCTTACTTGCCGCAGCATTGCTTATATTTCTTGCCGCTCTTGCATGGACAAGGGTCATTGCGACCTACTTTCGGGCCGGTGCGTACCGGTTTGGCCTTCTCAATCGCTTCACTGGCT
Above is a window of Pedosphaera parvula Ellin514 DNA encoding:
- the atpA gene encoding F0F1 ATP synthase subunit alpha, whose product is MSNLLQEIEAQISGVKTSVAKQNVGIVREIGDGVAKIEGLTDAMLNEMLDFGNGIVGLALNLEENEVGAIILGEYTSIREGQEVRTTGKLLQVPVGKGLLGRVVNSLGQPVDGKGPITSDVSYPVEKIAPGIIKRRSVSQPVQTGIMAVDAMIPIGRGQRELIIGDRSTGKTTIGVDTMINQARINKAAEAAGDKSFRPIYNIYVAIGQKQSNIARVINVLEEAGAMPYTIIVVAAASDSATNQYLAPFAGAAMGEWFMDNGMDALIIYDDLSKHAVAYRQVSLVLKRPSGREAYPGDVFYLHSRLLERSARVSEKYGNGSLTALPIIETQAGDVSAYIPTNVISITDGQIYLETDLFYQGVRPAISVGLSVSRVGSAAQIKAMKQVAGRIKGDLAQFRELAAFAQFGSDLDARTQAQLERGKRIVEVFKQPQYNPIAVEVQAATLWTVQNGFMDDVAVDKIKDFQKKLTEYLTTRKSELMGKILKEKALSDPLIAELKAAVTEFKQTYK
- a CDS encoding F0F1 ATP synthase subunit delta; this encodes MKISKQDRREAKQLFRSCVANGVLDENRVRQAVSAVLAQKPRGYFAILSQFQKLVKLDLDRRAAKVESATALTPEMQASVKNNLTSKYGQGLNITFAQNPALLGGLRIQVGSDVYDGSVRARLQSLEESL
- the atpF gene encoding F0F1 ATP synthase subunit B, which encodes MNHLLILAAAQGNPFEDIAKQFGFNWPSFIAQVISFLIVAGLLYKFAYQPILKILDERRKRIEESLANAEKIKAEVASTEVARQEILAKANTQANKLIEEARAAANKVRETETQKAIGEAAQIIAKAREATVAERAAEMAKLRREVGQLVVRTTAQVTGKILTPEDQKRLVDDTNKQLAA
- a CDS encoding ATP synthase F0 subunit C, with the protein product MLMPLLAEITGNLHIGLAALGAAIGVGIIGMKASEAVGRNPGAATPILVQAILSTAFAEGIVFFAIYLARGQ
- the atpB gene encoding F0F1 ATP synthase subunit A, which codes for MRFIRLILAVALMAGMPMIARCADKVEAPAADSTHAVVAAAQEHAGEAKAGPEKEEGVSLKPIEIWHIGKLPITNSMLVTWIVAIVIIVFARIATRNIKEVPMGAQNFWEWLVESLYNFLRDLIGSDLVRRTFWFFATIFILILACNWFGLIPGVGTIGYGHKAPDGGFVVDQPLFRGANADLNMTFAMSMVFFACWLYWAITSNGVGGFLGHIFGVKGNTAGFMKVLMVIVFFCVGILEVISILFRPVSLSFRLFGNVYAGESMLEAMSHIVPKLGWLIPIPFYFMELLVGLVQALVFMLLTAVFTLLIASHADDHDAAHPHH
- a CDS encoding metal ABC transporter permease, which codes for MSEILSVMKWPLIACLLLPGFLVYLGLHIVRREIIFVDLSLAQVATLGTCVAILMHYEPNSTQAYLLSLAFTFIGAIIFTVTRNKGHQHVPQEALIGIVYVVAAALGILLLSRSAEGNEELRRTLIGDVLLVDPKQVMKTFGLYVGVGVVHFIFRKQFHAISFEPERAEAEGIRVKWWDFLFYVLFGLVVTSFVQIGGVLLVFSFLIVPAVCANFLANKLRWLLLIGWTVATVSSVVGLYGSYKMDLPTGAAIVCVLGASLLLVGIFAAFRKKPCDPEECGAGREPVSAKAEQNR
- a CDS encoding metal ABC transporter substrate-binding protein, whose protein sequence is MKKFKLSFVLLAALLPLMAQAKMKVIATTPDLGSIAEAIGGDKVEVTTLARPTEDPHFVDAKPSFIVKLNRADALVEGGAELEIGWLPRLLDDARNNKLEPGAPAHISASQGIQLLEVPATLDRSKGDIHAAGNPHFMTDPMNGKIVAQHIADSFSALDPKSSETYKANLKKFTGELDAKMGEWDKLLAPYKGQEVIAYHDSWPYFAKRFGLNIDMFLEPKPGIPPTPSHLAEVIIKMKQNKDHVIIVDPYQNRKTADTVARNTDATVVQVTQFPGGVKGTEGGYIQMMDYLVKSIATALGEKK
- a CDS encoding TonB-dependent receptor; the protein is MKIYKIIGWSSALCLSATLLRAQETNEVELLRRQLKDATENFDKVVREQRQIIDSLNKRLDALSQSQGQITNAQQQPMLATSPSASTNQPSASTPPTNDQATAAEKAKLEEQLAKDLAANAEPAPAKSATAAGKSIDLSQPLTIARAGSAYMNISFDTLMDFGWSTARDPSAQLQLGDHDPIKRGFSLRNAELAVDGAVDPYFKGFGNIVLKLDQNNQTSVELEEAYLVTTSLPHNLQLKAGQFFAAFGRQNPQHPHQWAFVDDPIILTRAFGPDGLRSIGTQLSYLLPLPFYTEAFLGVLDGQGGTSFSFRNPGDPDVTGVSRFRGRATFDRSLRGPQDLVYVPRLASSFEVTEQQTLVLGASGAFGSNETGPHSRSEVYGVDAYWKWKSLNANEGFPFVSFQTEGLFIRYGAGADPTATLPGPLPAENLHDWGMYSQVLWGFKPHWVAGLRGEYVNGDAGAFDPFDPFRGERTRVSPNMTWFPSEFSKIRLQYNFDNGEFIGQQHSVWMQVEFLLGAHGAHKF